A genomic stretch from Methylorubrum extorquens includes:
- a CDS encoding protein of unknown function; putative exported protein (Evidence 5 : Unknown function), whose protein sequence is MKDARPCAPRLALLTLLTTLTPALTPAWAQSPGNRGATSRQNQSFEYQNQNRNFEQRQTLENSAIRNQIQRAPLNVPPPAGPSFGIRR, encoded by the coding sequence ATGAAGGATGCGAGGCCATGCGCGCCCCGTCTCGCCCTCCTTACCCTGCTCACCACCCTGACTCCGGCACTGACGCCCGCTTGGGCGCAGAGCCCCGGCAATCGCGGCGCTACGAGCCGGCAGAACCAGTCGTTCGAGTACCAGAACCAGAACCGCAACTTCGAACAGCGCCAGACTTTGGAGAACAGTGCCATCCGCAACCAGATCCAGCGGGCGCCGCTCAACGTTCCGCCGCCGGCCGGGCCGTCCTTCGGCATCCGCCGCTGA